The Thermasporomyces composti region TCGTCAGACGTCCACTGTCGGATAGATTCGTAACTGCCGAAAGTCACCGCTTGCGGGCGGTGACGAGGGCGAAGGTCAGGTACTCGCCACGGTCCGCCTCGAGCATGGTGAGGACCTCGCCGATACCGTCCGCGTCGCCAGGCCGGTGTTCTCGACCCGCGCGTGCCCACAGCAGCCAGTCCCGCCAACCGTCTCGCTGCACGCGCGCGGATGTCACCGTGACCAGCTCAGTGATGTCCCACTGGAACCGCCACCACTCGGCGGTGTGCCAGGCGATGGCCTCCCAGCCGACACAGGCCTTGATGTGCTCGGGAATGGCGCCCATCTCTCGGACCTCACGGGTCATCGCTGGCGTGGCGATGCCGAGCTGCCCACCAGGCTTGAGGAAGCGGACCAGGTACGGCAGGTAGCTGTCCGCGGTGCCGAAGTACTCGAACGCGTCGATGCTGACGATGACGTCGAAGGACTCGCGGGCGAACGGCAAGGCGTGCGCCTCCGCCTTGATCGCGTGGATTCGGTCGGCGACACCCGCGCTCGCGAAGACGTCGGCCGCAGTGTCCGGAGACACCCAGAGGTCCGCGGCGGTGACCCGCACACCGAACTCGCGAGCGAGGAACACCGAGGTCGCACCCATCCCGGACCCGAGGTCGAGCACACGCATCCCGGGCTTGAGGTCGAGGTCGCGGGAGAGGCGGCCGGTCACCGCACCGTGCTCATCACGGGCGCGATCCGGCCGCTGACGACGCCGTGGCCGATCCCGAACACCTTGTCCCCGCTCGCGGCGATCGTGTTCACCGACTGATGCCCGACGACACCGTCGAGCGTGGTGCACTCACCGGTCGCCAGGTCCAGCCACCCGAACGCGCCCTCGTTGTGGCCGTACTCCGCCTGGGTTCCGTAATAGATGCGGTCGCCGTGCCCCAGCACGGGGTTCTGCCGGATCCCCCACGCGCCGGTCGCACCCGGCAGGCGGACGTTGCGGACCACCTCGCCGGTGAGGATGTCGGTCACGGTCAACACCGCCGGGTCGTGCTCGGATCCGGTACCAACCGCGTAGGTCACCGCCCGTCCGTTCTCGTCGACTCCCGCCGCCATGCTGAGGTACGAGGTCCCCTTGGTGATCTGGCGGTCGAGGACGGTGAGCGGCGCGGTGATCAGGACCTGGTCGAACAGAGCTCGATCGGCGGCCGCGAGCTCGACCTGGACCTCGCGGGCTGCCGCCGGCGCCGATGCGGACACCTCGGCCACGTCGCTACCGCGACGCGTCGTACTCGAGGACACCGACACCACGCGGCCTTGCTCGTCGAGCCAGCGGAGCCGGATCGTCGCCGCCTTGTCCGCGTGGACGTGGGCGAACGCGGTGTAGTGCTGCCCCGGGCTGACGCTGACCGACGAGTTCACTGCTCCGACGCGACGGCACGGAGGACGACCCGGGAGCAGCAAGGCGCGACTGCCGTCGCTCGCCCACTCCGTCGTGGTGGTGACAGCGTCCCGGCAGGGTGGGGTGGGCTCGCCGCCACGTCCGTTCGTGGGCGACCAACCGGTGAGGCCGTCCTCGAAGCTGTGGTTCCGGAGGAGCAAGTCACCGTCGTGAAGGACCGGCTCGGCGTCGGTGACCTCGGCCTGGGCGACGCCGCCGACCGCCGCCACCATTCCCGCAGTCAGCAGAACCAGGCCCCGCCTCATCAAGCCACGTGACCTCGTCCGACGCCGTGCCGTGACCGTGTGACCCACGTGTCCGCTCCCCTCACCCGCCAGCTCGAGACGCCTCGTCGGCCCACCGGCACCTTCGCACCCGGCCGGCCAGCGACACGCGGAGTCGAAGACTAGAGGGCCGGCATCGCGACAGGACTGCCCTTGCACGAATCGGACGTCCAGACGCGGCCAACCTTCTCTACGGGCGATCGACCATCGCCCGGAGCGTTCCAGTCGTCTCCAATTCGTCGACCACCTCTGCGAAGTCCAGCCTTTGGATCCGCTGTACGCCCTCCATGGTGGCGAGCTCGTGCCGAAGCTCAGGATGACGAAGGTAGAACACAACCGCCAGGTACACCACGCCAGGGTTAACGTCCAGGTAGTGCAGCTCGATCCGGCGATTCCGCCTCCGAAATATCAACCAGGATGCCAGGAAGTTCTCCTCCGGATTCCGCTGCCTTCCCGC contains the following coding sequences:
- a CDS encoding SAM-dependent methyltransferase; this encodes MTGRLSRDLDLKPGMRVLDLGSGMGATSVFLAREFGVRVTAADLWVSPDTAADVFASAGVADRIHAIKAEAHALPFARESFDVIVSIDAFEYFGTADSYLPYLVRFLKPGGQLGIATPAMTREVREMGAIPEHIKACVGWEAIAWHTAEWWRFQWDITELVTVTSARVQRDGWRDWLLWARAGREHRPGDADGIGEVLTMLEADRGEYLTFALVTARKR
- a CDS encoding carbohydrate binding domain-containing protein encodes the protein MRRGLVLLTAGMVAAVGGVAQAEVTDAEPVLHDGDLLLRNHSFEDGLTGWSPTNGRGGEPTPPCRDAVTTTTEWASDGSRALLLPGRPPCRRVGAVNSSVSVSPGQHYTAFAHVHADKAATIRLRWLDEQGRVVSVSSSTTRRGSDVAEVSASAPAAAREVQVELAAADRALFDQVLITAPLTVLDRQITKGTSYLSMAAGVDENGRAVTYAVGTGSEHDPAVLTVTDILTGEVVRNVRLPGATGAWGIRQNPVLGHGDRIYYGTQAEYGHNEGAFGWLDLATGECTTLDGVVGHQSVNTIAASGDKVFGIGHGVVSGRIAPVMSTVR